A single genomic interval of Microbacterium sp. BLY harbors:
- a CDS encoding GlxA family transcriptional regulator — translation MKTVACVVHDGFAPFEFGVACEAFGLDRSADGVPNFDFRIVAPRPGVVRSKIGFSINVEHDLSFTREADLVIFCPVPRETWADIDPLLVDVARDAVARGAWVMSVCSGSFILAAAGVLDGRRATTHWMYAHTMAEMYPDIDIDPDVLFVQDDRIITSAGTAAGIDACLHLLRQELGAEITNRIARRMVVPPQRDGGQAQFIDRPIPVAPTDSFAAVADWAVAHLRDELTVDQLAARALMSPRTFARRFKAEYGATPAAWLARQRIIQAQRLLERTDLPLEHIATECGFGSAAVLRQNFARVLGVTPTAYRARFSCASAPAA, via the coding sequence ATGAAGACCGTGGCCTGTGTGGTGCACGACGGCTTCGCGCCGTTCGAGTTCGGTGTCGCGTGCGAGGCCTTCGGCCTGGACCGCTCCGCCGACGGCGTGCCGAATTTCGACTTCCGCATCGTCGCCCCACGACCCGGCGTCGTGCGCTCCAAGATCGGGTTCTCGATCAACGTGGAGCACGACCTCTCGTTCACCCGGGAAGCCGACCTCGTCATCTTCTGCCCGGTGCCGCGCGAGACGTGGGCGGACATCGATCCGCTCCTCGTCGACGTGGCCCGCGACGCCGTCGCCCGGGGCGCCTGGGTGATGAGCGTGTGCAGCGGATCGTTCATCCTCGCGGCGGCCGGAGTACTGGACGGCCGGCGCGCCACCACCCACTGGATGTACGCGCACACGATGGCCGAGATGTACCCGGACATCGACATCGACCCGGATGTCCTGTTCGTCCAGGACGACCGGATCATCACGAGCGCCGGCACCGCCGCCGGGATCGACGCCTGCCTGCACCTGCTCCGACAGGAGCTCGGCGCGGAGATCACCAATCGCATCGCGCGTCGCATGGTCGTCCCCCCGCAGCGGGACGGGGGGCAGGCGCAGTTCATCGATCGTCCGATCCCCGTGGCGCCGACGGACTCGTTCGCGGCCGTGGCGGACTGGGCGGTCGCGCATCTCCGCGACGAGCTGACCGTCGACCAGCTCGCCGCACGCGCTCTCATGTCTCCGCGGACCTTCGCCCGTCGCTTCAAGGCGGAGTACGGGGCGACGCCGGCGGCCTGGCTCGCACGGCAGCGGATCATCCAGGCGCAGCGGCTCCTCGAGCGCACCGACCTGCCCCTCGAGCACATCGCCACGGAGTGCGGCTTCGGCTCCGCGGCCGTCCTGCGGCAGAACTTCGCCCGCGTGCTCGGCGTGACCCCCACCGCCTATCGCGCCCGCTTCTCCTGCGCCAGCGCCCCCGCCGCCTGA
- a CDS encoding NRDE family protein: MCTVVIDVEAAGSARLLAVRDEDPAREWDALGAWWPEEYPGVLGIRDRRAGGAWLAVNPAERRLAVLLNRADVHDLAPTAAVSRGTLPLASVTGRSPHGAPPMHGFNLLEVAPDGARVLSWDGADLRETPIEPGTHMIAHDDLDDEGTPRIAAWLPEFRALGPAAASADWAAEWVALLGASATLPPEDDRAIIRDNRPHGYPTQSLLYAVATVTPAGVDVRDVTLPSPAHLS, from the coding sequence GTGTGCACGGTGGTGATCGATGTCGAGGCCGCGGGATCCGCGCGACTGCTGGCCGTCCGCGATGAGGATCCCGCGCGGGAATGGGACGCGCTGGGCGCGTGGTGGCCCGAGGAGTATCCGGGGGTGCTCGGCATCCGCGACCGACGTGCCGGGGGCGCCTGGCTCGCCGTGAACCCCGCCGAACGACGCCTCGCCGTGCTGCTCAATCGCGCCGATGTGCACGACCTCGCCCCGACCGCGGCCGTCTCCCGCGGCACCCTCCCCCTCGCCTCGGTGACCGGCCGGTCCCCGCACGGCGCGCCGCCGATGCACGGCTTCAACCTGCTCGAGGTCGCACCCGACGGCGCCCGCGTCCTCTCCTGGGACGGCGCCGACCTGCGTGAGACCCCGATCGAGCCCGGCACGCACATGATCGCCCACGACGACCTCGACGACGAGGGGACTCCGCGCATCGCCGCCTGGCTCCCCGAGTTCCGCGCCCTGGGGCCGGCCGCGGCGAGCGCCGACTGGGCCGCCGAGTGGGTCGCACTCCTCGGCGCCTCCGCGACCCTCCCCCCGGAGGACGATCGCGCCATCATCCGCGACAACCGCCCGCACGGTTATCCGACCCAGTCGCTCCTGTACGCGGTCGCCACGGTCACCCCCGCCGGCGTCGACGTCCGCGACGTCACCCTTCCCTCCCCGGCCCACCTGTCCTGA
- the coaBC gene encoding bifunctional phosphopantothenoylcysteine decarboxylase/phosphopantothenate--cysteine ligase CoaBC: protein MNIVVGVTGGIAAYKTVHLVRLLTKAGHDVTVVPTEDALRFVGLPTWEALSRHPVTTSVHEDVARVRHVALGQGADLVVIAPATANSLAKMTAGLADDLLGTTLLATEAPVLVAPAMHAEMWRHPATQANMATLRSRGVHVVGPADGELAGGDSGPGRMVEPEEILAAVQALLTPGDLAGVRVVVSAGGTREPIDPVRFLGNRSSGRQGVALAAEAAARGADVTLVAANISGDVLAESGRAPVRTVRVGTAAELSAAMKEEAATADVVMMAAAVADYRPVEVSARKLTKDRGGVGTIELVENEDIVAALVARRRPGQLIVAFAAETPEDETELLERARGKQQRKGVDLLVVNEVGWEQGFERGENAVHILGPGGVVARSASGSKRDVAAAVWDEVARER from the coding sequence GTGAACATCGTCGTCGGAGTCACGGGCGGCATCGCCGCGTACAAGACGGTGCACCTCGTGCGCCTGCTCACCAAGGCCGGTCATGACGTGACCGTGGTGCCCACGGAGGACGCACTGCGCTTCGTGGGTCTGCCGACCTGGGAGGCGTTGAGCCGGCATCCGGTGACGACGAGCGTGCACGAGGACGTCGCCCGCGTCCGGCACGTCGCGCTCGGACAGGGGGCCGACCTCGTCGTGATCGCGCCCGCGACCGCCAACTCGCTCGCGAAGATGACCGCGGGCCTGGCCGACGACCTCCTCGGCACGACACTGCTGGCGACGGAGGCGCCGGTGCTGGTCGCGCCGGCGATGCACGCGGAGATGTGGCGGCACCCGGCCACGCAGGCGAACATGGCGACGCTCCGGTCCCGGGGCGTGCACGTCGTGGGTCCGGCCGACGGCGAGCTCGCCGGTGGTGACAGCGGGCCGGGGCGCATGGTCGAACCGGAGGAGATCCTCGCCGCGGTCCAGGCGCTCCTGACCCCCGGCGACCTCGCCGGCGTGCGGGTCGTCGTCTCGGCGGGCGGGACGCGGGAGCCGATCGACCCGGTGCGGTTCCTCGGCAACCGCAGCAGCGGCCGGCAGGGGGTGGCCCTCGCCGCGGAGGCCGCCGCCCGCGGTGCGGACGTGACCCTGGTCGCCGCGAACATCTCCGGCGATGTGCTCGCGGAGTCCGGTCGCGCGCCCGTGCGGACGGTCCGGGTCGGGACGGCGGCCGAGCTGTCCGCGGCGATGAAGGAGGAGGCGGCCACCGCCGATGTGGTGATGATGGCCGCCGCGGTGGCCGACTACCGACCGGTCGAGGTGTCCGCCCGAAAGCTCACGAAGGATCGCGGGGGCGTCGGCACGATCGAGCTGGTCGAGAACGAGGACATCGTGGCGGCCCTGGTCGCGCGGCGGCGTCCGGGGCAGCTCATCGTGGCGTTCGCGGCGGAGACGCCCGAGGACGAGACCGAGCTGCTCGAGCGCGCGCGAGGCAAGCAGCAGCGCAAGGGCGTCGACCTGCTCGTGGTGAACGAGGTCGGCTGGGAGCAGGGCTTCGAACGAGGCGAGAACGCCGTGCACATCCTCGGTCCCGGCGGGGTGGTGGCACGGTCGGCATCGGGGAGCAAGCGCGATGTCGCGGCGGCC